Sequence from the Xiphophorus maculatus strain JP 163 A chromosome 16, X_maculatus-5.0-male, whole genome shotgun sequence genome:
GCTGTAGCCTTCAAAGCTACTAGCAGAAGACAAGCTGCTGCTACGTTCCTGCacgaaaatattttaaacattaaatttatttcttaaatcacAATTCACagtagggctgggcgataaaacaaatttatcaaatttttggtgtttgcagatttaatttttggaaaatctggatttattttttcaccaatGCAATCCTTGGGTTTCTATAGTTACGGGTGATGTCATCTTGCCTGAtgagcttttttcttcttctttcttttacagcttctattatTAATTGGACTTTAAACGCAGGTcaactttacaacaaaatgtaagaTCCAGgctaagattttgtttttcaataaaaattaagtcatgttttaaaaagaacagtcatagtaatttaaaagtaaagtcttaatattaccagaatgaAGCAGCCCTAATTCAGAGATATTgtattgtttgacatttttgtgctaCTATTTTAACATCACGAAAAGCAAATTCACTTCAGTTGGATAAGTGACTTACAGAGCTCTCGGACCCCAGACCCGGTCTCTCTTTGTAACCAAGACCGCCTCCACCGATGTTCAGCTTCTTTCCTTTACCTCCCTTAAACCGCGATTTCCTGAACCAGGGATTCTGGGGGAGATCAATTTAAGtattacacaaaaacacaaaatcttaccaagtatttatgtagtgcaaatgtcttagttcacttgagttaaggcaaaactaacttacaagtaacttttcagcaagaacttggagcttgttttaagtaaataatttcttaaactgATTCTCTCGGATGTAGGGCTACTCAATGTAAATATATCATCACACTGGAATGACAACAACTCTTTTACTAGAAAGGATTATTTATATATTGGAGGAGCAAGATGGgcaaattcaaaacaatttgGAAGCATTTAATTCATATATCagaaaaatgaagataaaagaTCAGACTTTGAACTGCTCAAATCTATAGACTGTTTTTAGGTTCGCTTTTTGTTTATAATCCTACTACATTCAAATAtggattttgaaatgtttttgtcataaataataaaaataaaaactatttttgaaaaaaaaatattcccttATAAGATGGGAAAAATCTCTTctcataaatgaaataatctgctagaggaactagcactttttcatcaatatttggaataaattttttattaaaacaagtttctataggttgctaaaaagttacttgtaaattagtctTGTCTTGTTTCAAGCGTACGAAGGTATATATGctagaaaatagaccaaaaatactctagaaatgttgcaatattttaaaaaaaatggtattggccaaaatcgCAATCGGCAGGTCAGTCTTTTTTACAATCATCCAGAAAACAGCAATCGCGCACCCttagttaaaattttatgttttttccatgTTAATCCCACCTGCATGGCTAAATCCATGAGCTCTTTGGGAACGGCCTGATTGGCTCCCTCCAGGTTTCGCACCAAGTCGCCGGCAAACGAAGTGTCTTTGCTGGTCAGAAGGGTGTAAGCAACACCTTTCTCCCCGGCACGACCCGTTCGGCCGATTCTGTGAGTGTGCGTGTCGATGTCGCGCGCCACATCGTAGTTCACCACGGTGCGAATTGACGGGATGTCCAGACCACGGGCTGGGGGAAGGACAGAGAGGTGGCAACGTtacaattttttacattttataattattcTAAATAGAGTTATTCAGCTcacaacatgtaaaaaaaatatctatcaaaacatttaaagatgtaGAAGAAGTTGAAGTAAACACCGGCTACATCAGTGGCAACCAGAACGGGTAAATTTTTCTTCTTGAAGTCGCTGATGACTTTGTTCCTCTCGCTCTGGTCCATGTCTCCGTGCAGGAGGCCGAGGCTGTAGCCCTCCTGAGTCAGGTTAGTGGCCAACTCCTCAGAGTTGGCCTTCTTGGTGACGAAAATGAGCACAGAGCCGGTGGAAGTGAACTCGACCAGCCTTCGGGTCAGCCAGTTCCATTTATCTGATccgctgagcagcagctccaccaCCTGAGTCACATCCTCGTTGGCCTTTTAAGCAAAACAAttgacagaaagaaacaaaatctgcaGCTGAATGCTCTgacaagtaaatattttaaacataatcttgtcctaaaatgtattttgcaaatgtttttatataaaaaaacatctttgtaaaTATTGAATCACCTCTCCGATGTCGCCTTGCACAACCCGAATAGGATCAACTAAGATGTCCCTCGCCAACCTCTCGATTTTTTTCCGAAAAGTGGCGCTGAAGAGAagagctgcaaaaaaaattatagtagCAATCAGGGCTGAATAATCATgataaatcaattattgaaataattgtcaacaaATTCAGTAATCGATAAATAGTTAAATGGAGTACACAGACTCTAAAAAAGGGCTTTTGCGTGGAAGAACAACAGAGTCAAAGCAATAATTAAGGCAAATCTGAACAAAattggaaatttaaaatgtcttccagttccagtgttaaatgttcactagaatttaaagtttattgatttttcagaATGTTCCtgcattattattgtttcaCCACCATTTtactacttgaaaatggtctcaaaacaacaatattattgttcattgcaacttctgggacaatttatcatcccagaacttatttattaaagttacaaTTCTCAATAAGAATCCAAACATGACTTACTCTGCCTGTCTGGGCGAACATGGCTTGCAATTGATCTCACCTGATATTCTAAATAAGAAGggagaattatttatttacatgcataaaaaaaacggtaacaatataaaatataatagtGGCAGCTTACCAAATCCCATATCAAACATGCGATCAGCTTCATCAAACACCAGATATGTCACTCTCTGTAAGGATGTggccttttttttaacatggtcAATCAGGCGACCCTGCGTGAACACATTTCATTCGGTGAAGTTCTCGTTTATGCATTTTGAcgtcagcagcagaaagaaaaagcaggTGAGGTTTCTCACCGGCGTGCACACGACGATCTCTGCTCCCTCCTGCAGAGCCTTGGCCTGCTCCCACATGCTGCCGCCTCCGTAAACAGCCACAGAACGCAGCGAGTACGCTTTCCCAAAACGCTTGCACTCTGCATGGATCTGCAGAACGTAACTATAATAAATAAACCTCTTCAGCTTATTTACATTTGGGTAAAAACACTCCAGTTGTTTACCTGCTGACAGAGCTCCCTGGTGGGACACACGATGACCGCTATAGGTCCCTCTCCCGGCTCCAGCTCCTTCTGGTCCATGATGTGAACCAGCATCGGCCAGATGAATGCCGCTGttttaccacttcctgtttttgcaaTGCCGATCATGTCGCGTCCAGAAAGAGCAATGGGAACTCCCTGGAAGAACGGTGGGGACAAATAATGTTGTTGGACCAATTTCTGGCTTAAACTCTACAACTTGAAATATGAAAGTCAATTTTTACTGAACCTGACACTGGATCGGCGTGGGCTGAGTGTACTCAGACTTTCGAATCTGATGCATTAGCTGCTCATCGAAGCCGAAGTGAGCAAAGCTGGTGCAAGGTTTAGGAGGGGCAGCACCAGAAACCTGAgggaagaagagaaaataatagAATGAGCAAAAAGataagaacagagaaaaatgagaagagaaagaaggaaggaaaagaagagaaagaaagaggaaaaaatagaaaaagagaaaaaaacaataaagagaatagaaaagaagagaaatgaaatgaaaaaagaagaaaagaaaggaaaaagagaaaaaagaaaagagagtggaaaaaagaagaaaaggaaggataaatgaaataagagaaaaaaagggaaaaaagaaaaggaaaaacagaaaaaagaatagaaaagaggaaaaaaataatacaaaagaagtgaaaagagaaaaaaggaaataaaaagaaagatgagaaaataaaagaaaagcaaagaaaggagaaaaataaaagaaaataaatatttattatatttgaaaCAATTCAATCAAATCTTGTTATGGTAAACAACCTTCctgttcaaattaaatgtttaaaaaaaatctctaaaaatttTTCTTACCACgttttgtggcatttagcaaacagaaataatttttgtaattataaatgatttaaaataacaagaaaCGTATAGTATAgtttgatttaactttagaccgtggtggtggtgggtggggggaggggaggggaggggaagggggggggggggggggacatgtctgtgtctttttattcGGTGTCTGAAAATATcctatggaggaccaaaactgacataattagaaataaaaccagaaacatatattttgtttttcctttttcttaaacatgcatttttgtcaagaaatgtattttattctggattttctgtatattttaggaaaaggaaaaacaaaatatatatatttctgcatttatttttaaatatgtcagGTTTGGCCCTccataaatatctggtttcaactgtaaataacgttttccaaatttaggctttCAATATAATGttagattgcactttattacaaaaatgtgcagtttgaatatcattCACTTATAAAGAcctttatacagaaatcaagcatttccaaaccttgaaaacaacTACTTTAAAGCAACCTTGTAGAAGTATTCGGAATAAAATAGCAATttgattgtgaaataaaaaaataaataactgactTACTCTCAAGTTGAGTTTTTGCCTCAACTCCAACACTTGGCTGCCGTTGAGAATGCTTAGCTCCTCGTGTTCATTGTAAAAGTTTTTCTCAAAAGGTGGGTAGTCGATCTACAAGATTCAcaaatcacaagaaaaaaattattattttgattttcctttaaataaatccCACAGTTAAAGCAATTTCTACTAATCTGAGTACCTCTGAGTGATCAATTGGTGGCAGCGGCAAGATTATTTTCTTGGTTGTAGAAGGAATTGGGTTTCCATCACTGTCATAGTCGatgttttcctcctcttcctcctgggTCAGCCCTGCTGTGGGATTCTCTGCCATGTAGCGGAAATATGCTTcctgtagaaaatacagcattttattttaaaaaactaacatAGTTTGGTGTACTTCATAGTCGAgcaactaaaaatataaaattacataacttgtaggatttaaataaaaaagaaaattcacacaaaTCAGGCCACAACAATGATCCTAATTGCAACCTGCGGAGTCAGAGAAATGTGATGCAGAATAAAAGATCGGAGAGGATACAGGAAGTACGTCTCTGGATTGAAAAACTTTGGAAAGCTCACTCACTTGCTCATCTTCTTCCTCAATGTCATCACGAATACCCCTGAAAAAAACAagcggagaaaaaaaaacttccctgCAACTCGTCCATACACCAAAAGCAGCCCACATCCCACAATGACTCTGCCTAGCacaacaattttgttttgtgacttttttcccccagttaaaggaacaacataaaaccacaaaaggTCTCATCCAACTTGAGAAAATAGGAAAAATCAGACAGAAACCTAAAAGAATTACTctaaagtttaaacttttattgttttttttctcaggaatttcttttttaatggatagattaaatgaaaatacttACTTGGTtgattttttctccttttcttctaGTTTCCTCATGTCTTTAGCGGCTTGGTTCtgagaaaaggaaataaaatagtaaaatacaacacttcattttgtgtaaatgtttaaatatagcTTCAGATTCATTGTTGGAACcactgagaaataaaatataacatcatATCTTCAATGGCACTATCCttataacaaattttgctggacgatcaACTAAATCAAGAATTATTGGGATGATCGACAgcattgctgttttgagaccatttttcaagtaatatgTTGATAACGCTGTAACAATGCAAGTTCTCCATATTTGAGAccaaaaaaattttattttataaagaacaCTGGATCTGGAAGATATTTAAACACCcagaataaaacacaaccaaaaacagtaaataaaatgcaaattaaaaccACTTACAAGCGAAACTATAACTAAAATGCATTATAgtgtctttgtaaacaaaattgctcctcaaaaaatattaatgatcaGAATGGAGATTATCTTCAGTTTCACCTTTCCAGTCTTTGTGAGTGGTGTATTTTTATGCTTCAGAGttcaacaataataatttacttT
This genomic interval carries:
- the ddx42 gene encoding ATP-dependent RNA helicase DDX42 — encoded protein: MNWNKGGPGVKRGFGFGGFSLAGKKEEPNVPPKSHTSFGASGSSGGYGKGPQLPSFYKIGSKRANFDEENAYFEDDEEESSSNADLPYIPAENSPTRQQMKSGGGSDSEDDPLDAFMAEVENQAAKDMRKLEEKEKKSTKGIRDDIEEEDEQEAYFRYMAENPTAGLTQEEEEENIDYDSDGNPIPSTTKKIILPLPPIDHSEIDYPPFEKNFYNEHEELSILNGSQVLELRQKLNLRVSGAAPPKPCTSFAHFGFDEQLMHQIRKSEYTQPTPIQCQGVPIALSGRDMIGIAKTGSGKTAAFIWPMLVHIMDQKELEPGEGPIAVIVCPTRELCQQIHAECKRFGKAYSLRSVAVYGGGSMWEQAKALQEGAEIVVCTPGRLIDHVKKKATSLQRVTYLVFDEADRMFDMGFEYQVRSIASHVRPDRQTLLFSATFRKKIERLARDILVDPIRVVQGDIGEANEDVTQVVELLLSGSDKWNWLTRRLVEFTSTGSVLIFVTKKANSEELATNLTQEGYSLGLLHGDMDQSERNKVISDFKKKNLPVLVATDVAARGLDIPSIRTVVNYDVARDIDTHTHRIGRTGRAGEKGVAYTLLTSKDTSFAGDLVRNLEGANQAVPKELMDLAMQNPWFRKSRFKGGKGKKLNIGGGGLGYKERPGLGSESSERSSSLSSASSFEGYSKPTTGAMGDRMSALKQAFQAQYKSHFVAATSGPPKLSTKSSSSSCWTSAGSLNSVPTEAANGSERPNMAAFSMPGFTSAGSLSSVPANPTGSQHSSPPPAPPTHRETPRDRHGDSQGRPGDGHHRHSDRSDRHSGEDRYGDRDRHGDRDRDRHGDRDRHSSRHSDSRNGDGSRRERDDRRGDRDGGDRGSGEGRDRGDDSFAVPDPPKRRKSRWDN